The region GTTTCTTATAACTATTAATTGtgatatgtttttgtttttgcaaaattgttttcttttcttatcTTAGGTTGTAAGAGGTCTTATGACCATTATTCCAAACAATTCTTATAAATATTACcgttaaaatatattatgtaCAATTCGAGCTGATTGCTCAACATTGTTGCTAGCCCATAATTTTCATTATCTGTTAGCCCtttataaatgaataaataaattatcgTTGTAATAAAATATGGGAATGTGGGATTGGGACAATTGTTAAGAAAGCTGAACCCATATCCATTTAAAATTGGTTTCCTAAATGAATCGCTTTGCTTTCTTCATTACTTATTGTTAAATctaacattattttttatttatatttaaaaatattattgtcAGTCGCCAATTATCAGAGCAACTGCCTTTCTCTCTTCAACAAGAACTTCTTCGAAGAATCGCCTATAATTCTGTTGGAAGAAGTCTAATTCGACGCCCCAAGAAaccaaattctttaaatattctattaacatttctttcaataatttattatctttttatataaaaaataattaacaaaaatttaaacaatagTAAACTTCTTGCTGGAAACAATAGCAATCAACTGCTTAGCCGGAATGCCATTGGCCTTCTCGTAGTAGGGCAGAGCCTTGATCCTCTGGATCCAGGCGGCCAGCTTGGGGTACTTGGTGGCATCCACCTCGAGGAACAGCACCATTCCAGTGAGGACGGCCATCACTGAGAAGTCGGCAATGGTCAGTTGGTCGCCGGCCAGGTAGTCGCCACTCTCCAGGAACAGGTTAAGGGTCTTGTACACGGCCTCCAGGGCGTCGATCTTGGCCTTGGGGATCTCCAGTTTGTTCTCCCAAAACAAGGGAGCCGTGATGGCCTTTGCCGCGCCTGTGACCACGCTGGAGTCGTAGTGCAGACGCTGGTCCACGATGGCCTTCTTCTGCAGATCCTTGGGGTAGAGGGAGTCGTCCTTGCCGTACTTGCTGACCAGGTAGGAGTTGATGGCGTGGCTGTCGGCCAGGTAGAAGCCGTTGTCGTCCAGAGCGGGCACCGTGTGCAGGGGATTGATCTTCAGGAAGTCCGGCTTCAGGTGCTCCTTCTCCAGCAGATTCACGATCTTGTACTCAAAGTCCAGGCCCAAGGCATTGAGGGTGAGGAGTACTGATCGGACTGGGGGACTTCCATCGATTCCGTAAAGCgtaatttttcccattttgttGTATGTTTCGTGGTTTGACAAAAACTGATGGGTTTTATGGAAGAATTGAAGGTTTATATAGCCGGGTTGTCTCTTAACTTAAGAGAGCTTTGCCATGTCGTGATGACTAGGCACTTTTTTGAGACCTATCATGTCGCTACatcttatatatttaaatactcTCTGGGGTTAAGAGCGCCGTTCGAAAACGACTCTCTTAGTCATCAATGTCGAaagtttaataattttcaGGTTTATGGGAATTATAAAAGAGCTTCCAAAAgcaatttatttgtttgcctAGTTATTACTTAACTTACTTAACTAGTATTATTTGCTAATGATTCAGCAATAAAAACTGTGCTTCCAAGAGCGAATTTAATTCAAACAAAAAGCTaaaggttttatttatttttcatgtcTAGTATACAAAGCTTATTTGTGTGTTATCTAACCTGGagcttctgtttttttttccaatttccatAAACAAACGAATATTTGTTGAAATTACTACTatagtgaaaaaaaaacaaatagaaacCCCCACAATTGAATAATTTGTGTGGGAAACAGCTcgactttttaattacaatttttaaatttaaatactttCCTAAACAAAGTAGTTTCTTAATGGGAAAACCTGGTccgttttaaaataaaaatactaaaaatactctcaaatatatatttcatttattgtCTTTTTAAATTCGGATTTAATTCTCCAAGGTCAGCCCGGGCCTGAGCATGCCGATGTACTCATTCAAGCCCTCCTCTCCGTAGTCGGGCAGCTTGGAGAGGCGTTTCAGCCAGGCAGCCACCTTGGGATACTGGGCCACGTCCAGCTCCAGAATGGCGCCCAACGAGGAGGCAGTTGCTCCACAGCACAGATCCGCCACGGTCAGGGTGGACCCAGTGATATAGGGATTGTCGCCCAAAAAGGCCTCCAGGAAGGCGTAACCCGACTTGATGTTGTCCACCTTCTCCTTGGGCACTAGACTCACATTGTGGTAGAAATAGGGGATACTGAAGTTCCGCAAGGACATGAACAGGACACTGGCATCGAAGTAGAGGCGCTGATTCACCAGGGCACGAGCCAGCAGATCCTTGGGGTAGAGCTCATCCGACTTGGCGTACCTGTCCACCAAATAGCAGACTATGGCGTGGGAGTCCCAGATGGGCGAGCCGTTGTCTTCCAGCAGGGGCACCGTGTTCTGGGGATTCTTCCTCTTAAACTCCTCCGTTAAGTGCTCCCCAGCCAGTAGGTTGACGTCCTTGTACTGGTACTCCAAGCCCAGAGCTCGCAGGACCAACTTGCAGGCCCTGACTGGGGGACTTATGTCCATTCCGTAAAGCACCAAGCCCGACATGATCCGACCGCTGTGAAGAGCTCAATTATACTAAAGTGCCAGTGCTGGCGGAGGTGGCATCAAATAAGCTCCTCTCAGGGGAAATCAGAACTAGATTATACAAACAAATGTTCAAATGGTGGCGTTTTAAGAGCCACACCCGTGTAATAGGTAGATGGGAACTGTTCTCGCAGGTTCATTGAAACCCAACACGATAGCAGTTATCACATTTCCAATTATGGAataattttttcattaaaaaggaAGATTACATA is a window of Drosophila bipectinata strain 14024-0381.07 chromosome 2R, DbipHiC1v2, whole genome shotgun sequence DNA encoding:
- the LOC108118731 gene encoding glutathione S-transferase 1, translated to MSGLVLYGMDISPPVRACKLVLRALGLEYQYKDVNLLAGEHLTEEFKRKNPQNTVPLLEDNGSPIWDSHAIVCYLVDRYAKSDELYPKDLLARALVNQRLYFDASVLFMSLRNFSIPYFYHNVSLVPKEKVDNIKSGYAFLEAFLGDNPYITGSTLTVADLCCGATASSLGAILELDVAQYPKVAAWLKRLSKLPDYGEEGLNEYIGMLRPGLTLEN
- the LOC108118754 gene encoding glutathione S-transferase 1, with product MGKITLYGIDGSPPVRSVLLTLNALGLDFEYKIVNLLEKEHLKPDFLKINPLHTVPALDDNGFYLADSHAINSYLVSKYGKDDSLYPKDLQKKAIVDQRLHYDSSVVTGAAKAITAPLFWENKLEIPKAKIDALEAVYKTLNLFLESGDYLAGDQLTIADFSVMAVLTGMVLFLEVDATKYPKLAAWIQRIKALPYYEKANGIPAKQLIAIVSSKKFTIV